The Allofrancisella frigidaquae genome has a segment encoding these proteins:
- the rpsJ gene encoding 30S ribosomal protein S10, whose product MAINNQRIRIRLKAFDHKLIDVSTQEIVDTAKKTGAQVKGPIPLPVRKERFTILISPHVNKKARDQYEIRTHKRLIDIVEPTDKTVDALMKLDLASGVDVQISLS is encoded by the coding sequence ATGGCTATAAATAATCAACGTATTAGAATTAGATTGAAAGCCTTTGATCATAAGCTTATTGATGTTTCTACGCAAGAAATAGTTGATACTGCTAAAAAAACAGGGGCACAAGTTAAGGGACCTATTCCTTTACCAGTTCGTAAGGAAAGATTTACAATTTTGATTTCTCCTCACGTAAATAAAAAAGCAAGAGATCAGTATGAGATAAGAACTCATAAGAGATTGATTGATATCGTAGAGCCTACAGATAAGACTGTGGATGCTCTTATGAAATTAGATTTAGCATCAGGTGTTGATGTTCAGATCAGTTTAAGCTAA
- the fusA gene encoding elongation factor G has product MSRKTALEKYRNIGICAHVDAGKTTTTERILFYTGLSHKIGEVHDGAATMDWMEQEQERGITITSAATTTFWKGMDQQFDEHRINIIDTPGHVDFTIEVERSLRVLDGAVVVFCGSSGVEPQSETVWRQANKYGVPRIVFVNKMDRSGADFERVCAQIRTRLKAKVVPVQLNIGAEEDFKGVIDLVRMKAIMWNEEDMGLTYELVDIPAELQDRAEELRMEMVEAAAEASEELMEKYLEESELTEEEIHEGLRKRVISNEIVLAFCGSAFKNKGVQAVLDGVVRYLPAPNQVPAIKCETEDGQPAARRSSDDEPFAALAFKLATDPFVGNLTFIRVYSGVLKSGDAVYNPVKSRKERVGRIVQMHANKREEIKEVRAGDIAACIGLKDVTTGDTLCDLDKVVVLERMEFPEPVISVAVEPKTKADQEKMGIALGKLAAEDPSFRVKTDEESGQTIISGMGELHLDIIVDRMRREFKVEANVGNPQVAYRETIRSTVEQESKFVRQSGGRGQYGHVYVKFEPLSGQDENGEDKVYEFVDAIVGGVVPKEYIGSVSKGIEEQLSNGVLAGYPMIGVKATLFDGSYHDVDSSEMAFKIAGSMALKEGAKKANACILEPIMKVEVVTPEDYLGDVMGDLNRRRGIIEGMDENPSGRVVSALVPLAEMFGYATNVRSMSQGRASFSMEFKKYAEVPNNIAVEIIKSRNS; this is encoded by the coding sequence GTGTCTCGTAAAACTGCTTTAGAGAAATATAGAAATATTGGTATCTGTGCTCATGTTGATGCAGGTAAAACTACTACTACTGAGCGTATCCTTTTTTATACAGGTTTATCTCATAAGATAGGTGAGGTACATGATGGTGCTGCTACAATGGACTGGATGGAGCAGGAGCAAGAAAGAGGTATTACAATTACTTCAGCTGCGACTACTACATTTTGGAAAGGTATGGATCAACAATTTGATGAGCATCGTATAAATATTATTGATACTCCAGGCCACGTTGATTTTACAATTGAAGTAGAGCGTTCTTTACGTGTTCTTGATGGCGCTGTGGTTGTTTTTTGTGGTTCTTCAGGTGTTGAGCCTCAATCAGAAACTGTATGGCGCCAAGCAAATAAGTATGGTGTTCCTAGAATAGTATTTGTTAATAAAATGGATAGATCTGGAGCTGACTTTGAAAGAGTTTGTGCTCAGATTAGAACTAGATTAAAAGCAAAAGTTGTTCCTGTACAGCTAAATATAGGTGCTGAGGAAGATTTTAAGGGTGTAATAGATCTTGTTAGAATGAAAGCTATTATGTGGAATGAAGAAGACATGGGTCTTACTTATGAGCTTGTTGATATTCCCGCAGAACTTCAAGATAGAGCAGAAGAGCTTCGTATGGAAATGGTAGAGGCTGCTGCTGAAGCTTCGGAAGAGCTTATGGAAAAGTACTTGGAAGAGAGCGAACTTACTGAAGAAGAAATCCATGAAGGTTTGCGTAAACGTGTGATTTCTAACGAAATTGTATTAGCTTTTTGTGGCTCGGCATTTAAAAATAAGGGTGTTCAAGCTGTTCTTGATGGTGTTGTGCGTTATTTGCCGGCACCTAACCAAGTTCCTGCTATTAAATGTGAAACTGAAGATGGTCAGCCGGCAGCAAGAAGATCTTCTGATGATGAGCCTTTTGCGGCATTGGCCTTTAAATTAGCTACTGATCCATTTGTTGGTAACCTTACATTTATACGTGTTTATTCTGGTGTTCTTAAGTCTGGTGATGCGGTTTATAACCCTGTTAAGAGTAGGAAAGAGCGTGTAGGACGTATAGTTCAGATGCATGCTAATAAGCGTGAAGAGATTAAAGAAGTTAGGGCTGGTGATATTGCTGCCTGTATTGGCCTTAAAGATGTAACTACTGGTGATACATTGTGTGATCTTGATAAAGTAGTGGTTCTTGAGAGAATGGAATTCCCTGAGCCAGTTATTTCTGTTGCTGTTGAGCCTAAGACAAAAGCAGATCAAGAGAAGATGGGTATTGCTTTAGGTAAATTGGCTGCGGAAGATCCTTCATTTAGAGTTAAAACTGATGAAGAAAGTGGTCAGACAATTATTTCTGGAATGGGCGAGCTTCACTTAGATATTATTGTTGATCGTATGAGACGTGAGTTTAAAGTAGAGGCAAATGTTGGTAATCCACAAGTTGCATACAGAGAAACTATTAGATCAACTGTTGAGCAAGAGTCTAAATTTGTTCGTCAGTCGGGTGGTCGTGGTCAATATGGTCATGTATATGTGAAATTCGAACCGTTATCTGGCCAGGATGAGAATGGTGAAGATAAAGTTTATGAGTTCGTTGATGCTATCGTTGGTGGTGTAGTTCCTAAAGAGTATATAGGTTCTGTATCTAAGGGTATCGAAGAGCAATTGTCAAATGGTGTTTTAGCGGGCTATCCTATGATAGGTGTTAAAGCTACACTGTTTGATGGTTCATATCATGATGTTGACTCATCTGAAATGGCATTTAAGATTGCTGGTTCCATGGCTCTCAAAGAAGGTGCTAAAAAAGCTAACGCTTGTATTTTAGAGCCTATCATGAAGGTTGAAGTTGTAACTCCAGAGGATTATCTTGGTGATGTTATGGGTGATTTAAATAGAAGAAGGGGTATTATTGAAGGTATGGATGAAAATCCAAGTGGTAGAGTGGTTAGTGCTTTAGTTCCTCTTGCGGAGATGTTTGGTTATGCAACTAACGTACGCTCTATGAGTCAAGGTAGAGCCTCTTTCTCTATGGAATTTAAAAAGTACGCGGAAGTGCCAAATAATATCGCTGTTGAAATTATAAAATCTCGTAACTCATAA
- the rpsL gene encoding 30S ribosomal protein S12 produces the protein MATINQLVNNPRKRSVVKSKVPALKACPQRRGVCTRVYTTTPKKPNSALRKVARVRLTSGFEVTSYIGGEGHNLQEHSVVLIRGGRVKDLPGVRYHIVRGALDTSGVNNRKHGRSKYGTKRPKS, from the coding sequence ATGGCAACTATAAATCAGTTGGTGAACAACCCTCGCAAGAGATCGGTTGTTAAGTCTAAGGTTCCTGCGTTGAAGGCTTGTCCTCAAAGAAGGGGTGTGTGTACAAGGGTTTATACTACAACTCCTAAGAAGCCTAACTCAGCACTTAGAAAAGTTGCTCGTGTGAGATTAACGAGTGGTTTTGAGGTAACAAGTTACATTGGTGGTGAAGGTCACAACCTACAGGAGCACAGTGTAGTGCTAATCAGAGGTGGTAGGGTTAAAGACTTGCCAGGTGTTCGTTACCATATTGTTAGGGGTGCTTTAGACACTTCAGGTGTTAATAATCGTAAGCATGGCCGTTCTAAGTATGGTACAAAGCGTCCTAAATCTTAG
- the rpsG gene encoding 30S ribosomal protein S7 codes for MSRRNRAPKRDILPDPKYKSQVVTKFVNHIMLDGKKSIAEKIVYGAFDKIKAKNASVSEVEAFEQALEGVSPMVEVKSRRVGGATYQVPVEVRPERRQTLGMRWIIEAARKRKESTMGDRIAAEILEALEGRGAAVKKREDTHKMAEANKAFAHFRW; via the coding sequence ATGTCTAGAAGAAATAGAGCTCCTAAAAGAGATATTTTACCTGATCCTAAATATAAGAGTCAGGTTGTTACTAAATTTGTTAACCATATAATGTTAGATGGTAAAAAATCTATTGCAGAAAAAATTGTATATGGCGCATTTGATAAGATTAAGGCAAAAAATGCTTCAGTCAGTGAGGTTGAAGCTTTTGAGCAGGCTTTAGAAGGTGTTAGTCCTATGGTTGAGGTTAAATCTCGCCGTGTTGGGGGTGCTACTTATCAAGTTCCTGTCGAGGTTAGACCAGAGCGTCGCCAAACTTTAGGGATGAGATGGATTATAGAAGCTGCTCGTAAGAGAAAAGAGAGTACTATGGGTGATAGAATTGCTGCTGAAATCCTAGAGGCTTTAGAGGGCAGGGGTGCTGCTGTCAAGAAAAGAGAGGATACTCATAAGATGGCAGAAGCTAACAAAGCGTTTGCTCACTTTAGATGGTAA
- the pgsA gene encoding CDP-diacylglycerol--glycerol-3-phosphate 3-phosphatidyltransferase — MFFNIPNILTFGRLVLIPFIVICYYFEFPHHHGITATLFLFGAATDWLDGYLARRWQQTSKLGAFLDPVADKLIVATALCLFIEMYPYWWATIPAIIMICREIVVSALREWMAELGQRSVVKVGCWGKVKTTAQMAALFIFLIKPAINFDYQVDYASFNTWFIFLGFLMLYIAVILTIYSMCNYLYLAFKSVFGTAKE; from the coding sequence ATGTTTTTTAATATTCCTAACATCTTAACTTTTGGACGTTTAGTTTTAATACCTTTTATAGTAATTTGCTATTACTTTGAATTTCCTCACCATCATGGTATTACAGCAACTTTGTTTTTGTTTGGAGCAGCTACTGATTGGTTGGATGGGTATTTAGCACGTAGGTGGCAGCAAACTAGTAAATTAGGAGCATTTCTTGATCCAGTTGCAGATAAGTTAATTGTTGCTACAGCATTATGTTTATTTATTGAGATGTACCCTTATTGGTGGGCGACTATTCCTGCTATTATAATGATATGTAGAGAGATAGTTGTTTCAGCTTTACGTGAGTGGATGGCGGAATTGGGTCAGCGTAGCGTCGTTAAGGTTGGATGCTGGGGCAAAGTTAAAACCACGGCACAAATGGCAGCATTATTTATATTCCTTATCAAGCCTGCTATAAATTTTGACTATCAAGTGGATTATGCAAGTTTTAATACTTGGTTTATATTTTTGGGGTTTTTAATGTTATACATAGCAGTCATTCTGACAATTTATTCTATGTGTAACTATTTGTATCTGGCTTTTAAGTCAGTTTTTGGTACTGCAAAAGAGTAG
- the pyrH gene encoding UMP kinase, which produces MSSDSSEYSKITPKFKRILLKLSGESLSTDHGFGISVEAAQPILNQIKILIQLGVGLAIVVGGGNILRGGRANFGDKIRRTTADSMGMIATMINALALRDMLMSEGLEVDVFSARGVDGLLKVASAHEYNQALDAGKIVIFAGGTGNPFVTTDSSASLRAIEINADALLKATTVDGIYDKDPNKHPNAKRFERVSFEEVVREELCVMDLGAFTQCRDFNIPIYVFDLGQPYALLDAVTDSKYGTWVTLN; this is translated from the coding sequence ATGTCTAGCGATTCGTCAGAATATTCTAAAATAACTCCGAAGTTTAAGCGCATTTTGCTCAAACTTAGTGGAGAGTCTTTATCTACAGATCATGGTTTTGGTATAAGCGTTGAAGCTGCACAGCCTATTTTAAATCAGATTAAAATTCTTATCCAGCTAGGCGTTGGGTTAGCTATAGTTGTCGGAGGGGGTAATATCTTACGTGGTGGTAGAGCTAACTTTGGCGATAAAATTAGAAGAACTACAGCTGATTCTATGGGTATGATAGCAACTATGATAAATGCTTTGGCATTACGTGATATGCTTATGTCAGAGGGTTTAGAAGTTGATGTTTTCTCTGCAAGAGGTGTTGATGGGCTACTTAAGGTTGCTAGTGCACATGAGTATAATCAAGCATTAGATGCTGGTAAGATAGTTATATTTGCTGGTGGAACTGGTAACCCTTTTGTTACTACAGATAGTTCAGCTAGCCTTAGGGCTATTGAGATAAATGCAGATGCATTACTTAAGGCCACTACAGTTGATGGTATTTATGATAAAGACCCGAATAAGCATCCAAATGCTAAACGTTTTGAGAGAGTTAGCTTTGAAGAGGTTGTGCGTGAGGAGTTGTGTGTAATGGATTTAGGAGCTTTTACTCAGTGTAGAGATTTTAATATACCTATTTACGTATTTGACTTAGGTCAGCCATATGCTTTACTTGATGCTGTAACTGATTCTAAGTATGGTACTTGGGTAACTTTAAATTAA
- a CDS encoding phosphatidate cytidylyltransferase has product MKERILTGIVLVTIVFGFLLCASDYLFGVGVFLVSILAAYEWLKLAKTPEDDMVRNLIVFSATTFLVSSFFVYLQFLFPLFWLYAIFKLNQYERQKIDTLTTNQMLFMGLFVVSPFCASLYVLHSNGVAWIFMFILVIAAADSVAYFTGKAIGKKKMLPRLSPNKTIEGLLGGLIGAIVVAVVFLFFMDLSVVQYLFMVVVLAVVAAVSVIGDVFESMMKRIAGVKDSGNILPGHGGILDRLDGYMPALPLFVLLGYLVGVFVI; this is encoded by the coding sequence ATGAAAGAGAGAATATTAACAGGTATAGTATTAGTTACGATTGTGTTTGGTTTTTTACTTTGCGCATCGGATTATTTATTTGGTGTGGGAGTTTTTTTGGTGTCTATACTGGCAGCCTATGAATGGCTGAAGCTTGCAAAAACCCCAGAAGATGATATGGTGAGAAATTTAATAGTGTTTTCTGCGACAACGTTTTTGGTTTCTAGTTTCTTTGTATATTTGCAATTTTTATTTCCATTGTTTTGGCTATATGCAATATTTAAGTTAAATCAGTATGAAAGACAAAAAATAGATACTCTAACTACTAACCAGATGCTTTTTATGGGACTTTTTGTTGTTTCTCCTTTTTGTGCAAGTTTGTACGTGTTGCATAGTAATGGTGTGGCTTGGATATTTATGTTTATACTGGTAATTGCTGCGGCTGATAGTGTGGCTTATTTTACTGGTAAAGCTATTGGTAAGAAAAAGATGTTACCACGCTTAAGTCCAAATAAAACAATAGAAGGTTTATTGGGTGGGCTTATAGGTGCAATCGTTGTTGCGGTAGTATTTTTGTTCTTTATGGATTTGAGCGTTGTGCAGTATTTATTTATGGTTGTGGTTTTAGCTGTTGTTGCTGCAGTATCTGTCATAGGCGATGTCTTTGAAAGTATGATGAAGCGTATTGCTGGTGTAAAAGATAGTGGCAATATTTTACCGGGACACGGTGGGATACTTGATAGATTAGATGGTTATATGCCAGCGCTGCCATTATTTGTATTGCTGGGTTATTTGGTTGGAGTTTTTGTTATATAA
- the uppS gene encoding polyprenyl diphosphate synthase codes for MTLAENSALKHVAIIMDGNGRWARKKLKPRVFGHKSSIASVDAVIEYCVENSIQVLTLFAFGRDNWSRPPQEVSDLMDLFYKTLKDKAPKLDKNNIVLKVVGDRSRLSKKLLEKIVQSEDLTKGNTGLELRIAIDYSGSWDIVNAAKAFAKDVVLSGLSPDDLDSNSFEKYLIGGTLPIDLLIRTSGEVRLSDFMLWQLAYAEMYFTDVMWPDFSKKEMQQAVDYFHSRQRRFGKSLEHI; via the coding sequence ATGACTTTGGCTGAGAATAGCGCTCTAAAACATGTTGCCATAATTATGGACGGTAATGGTAGGTGGGCAAGAAAAAAGCTTAAGCCAAGGGTTTTTGGTCATAAGAGTTCAATAGCAAGTGTTGATGCTGTGATAGAGTATTGTGTTGAGAATTCTATACAAGTGCTTACCTTATTTGCTTTTGGTCGCGATAATTGGTCTAGACCGCCTCAAGAGGTTTCGGATTTGATGGATCTTTTTTATAAAACACTGAAAGATAAAGCTCCAAAGCTTGATAAAAATAACATTGTCCTTAAAGTAGTTGGTGATAGATCAAGATTGTCTAAAAAATTGCTGGAAAAGATAGTTCAAAGTGAGGATCTAACCAAAGGCAATACAGGTCTAGAACTTAGGATAGCTATTGATTACTCAGGCAGTTGGGATATTGTAAATGCAGCAAAAGCTTTTGCTAAAGATGTGGTTTTAAGTGGTTTATCTCCAGATGATCTAGATAGCAATTCTTTTGAAAAATACTTAATTGGTGGAACGCTGCCTATAGATTTGCTTATTCGCACCAGTGGAGAGGTTAGGCTTAGTGATTTTATGTTGTGGCAATTAGCATATGCTGAAATGTATTTTACGGATGTGATGTGGCCAGATTTTTCCAAAAAGGAAATGCAACAAGCGGTAGATTATTTTCATTCCCGTCAGCGAAGATTTGGCAAGAGTTTAGAGCATATTTAA
- the frr gene encoding ribosome recycling factor, which yields MINDVIRDAEARMTKSLDVLADDLAKIRTGRAHPDILAHITIDYYGVETPISQAANITVLDARTLGIAPWEKGLASKIEKAILTSDLGLNPANLGDSLRIPMPALNEERRKELVKLVKSETENGRISIRNIRRDANGDIKELLKEKQITEDEAKRAEDSIQKLTDKMVAQADAMAAKKEQDLMSV from the coding sequence ATGATAAATGACGTTATAAGGGATGCAGAAGCTAGAATGACTAAATCACTAGATGTTTTAGCGGATGATTTAGCAAAAATTAGAACAGGAAGAGCACATCCTGACATTTTGGCTCATATCACTATAGATTACTATGGTGTTGAAACACCAATTTCACAGGCTGCTAATATAACTGTTTTAGATGCCAGAACGTTGGGGATTGCACCTTGGGAAAAAGGATTGGCTTCTAAAATTGAAAAAGCTATTTTGACTTCTGATCTTGGGCTTAACCCAGCTAATTTAGGTGATAGTCTTAGAATTCCAATGCCAGCTTTAAATGAGGAGAGAAGAAAAGAGCTTGTTAAGCTTGTTAAATCAGAGACAGAAAACGGCAGAATTTCTATTAGAAATATTCGTCGTGACGCTAACGGCGATATCAAAGAGCTGCTTAAAGAAAAGCAAATTACAGAAGATGAAGCTAAAAGAGCAGAAGATAGTATCCAGAAGCTTACTGATAAAATGGTAGCTCAAGCTGACGCTATGGCAGCTAAAAAAGAACAAGACTTAATGTCTGTTTAA
- the dut gene encoding dUTP diphosphatase yields MKIQIKILDKENIKEAPAYGTEGSAAVDLSACIKEKVFLKPGECKLIGTGVAINIANPGYAALILPRSGLGHKKGLVLGNGTGLIDSDYQGELKVSCFNRSQETIEIEPLMRFAQLVIVPVVQARFELVEEFSNVTSRADGGFGHTGV; encoded by the coding sequence ATGAAAATACAGATTAAAATTTTGGATAAAGAAAATATAAAAGAGGCGCCGGCGTATGGAACGGAAGGTTCAGCAGCAGTTGATTTAAGTGCTTGTATTAAAGAAAAGGTTTTTCTAAAGCCGGGCGAATGCAAGCTTATAGGTACGGGTGTGGCGATAAATATAGCAAACCCTGGCTATGCAGCCTTGATCCTTCCTAGATCTGGATTGGGTCATAAAAAGGGGTTGGTTTTGGGTAATGGGACGGGACTTATAGATTCCGATTATCAGGGTGAGCTAAAGGTTTCTTGTTTTAATAGGTCCCAAGAAACTATAGAGATTGAGCCCCTAATGAGGTTTGCTCAGCTTGTTATCGTGCCAGTTGTGCAGGCAAGATTTGAACTAGTTGAAGAGTTTTCTAATGTGACAAGTAGGGCAGATGGTGGCTTTGGTCATACGGGAGTGTAG
- the tsf gene encoding translation elongation factor Ts — MSNISAKLVKELRERTGAGMMECKKALVATNGDIEKAAEEMRISGQAKADKKASRIAAEGVIEAYAADGKAILLEINSETDFVARDESFKTFAKEAVKAAHTANAQNIEEVLTAKLSVHKETVEEARKSLIAKIGENIQVRRVKTIEAPTLGSYVHSGKIGVVVALEGGDEELAKDIAMHVAAVNPMVVSGDEVPADVVAKEKEIFTAQAKESGKPMEIIEKMIEGRIRKFLDEVALLGQAFVKDPSIKVEKLVKDKGARVLGFIRLDVGEGIEKKEEDFATEVMNQIKG, encoded by the coding sequence ATGTCAAATATTTCTGCTAAATTAGTAAAGGAACTTAGAGAAAGAACAGGTGCAGGCATGATGGAGTGTAAGAAAGCTCTTGTTGCTACAAATGGGGATATTGAAAAAGCTGCTGAAGAAATGAGAATTTCTGGTCAGGCAAAAGCTGATAAGAAGGCGTCTCGTATTGCTGCTGAAGGTGTTATAGAAGCTTATGCTGCTGATGGTAAAGCAATACTACTTGAGATTAATTCAGAAACAGACTTTGTTGCTAGAGATGAAAGTTTTAAAACTTTTGCTAAAGAAGCTGTTAAGGCTGCTCATACTGCAAACGCGCAGAATATAGAAGAAGTTTTAACTGCTAAGCTTTCCGTGCATAAAGAAACAGTAGAAGAAGCAAGAAAATCACTAATTGCAAAAATTGGTGAAAATATTCAAGTTCGTAGAGTAAAAACTATAGAGGCTCCTACATTAGGATCATATGTTCATAGTGGTAAAATAGGTGTTGTAGTTGCTCTAGAAGGTGGTGATGAAGAGCTTGCTAAAGATATAGCTATGCATGTTGCTGCTGTAAACCCTATGGTTGTTTCAGGTGATGAAGTTCCTGCTGATGTTGTGGCTAAAGAAAAAGAAATTTTCACGGCTCAAGCAAAAGAAAGTGGTAAGCCTATGGAGATCATTGAAAAAATGATTGAAGGAAGAATTCGTAAATTCTTAGATGAGGTTGCTCTTTTAGGTCAAGCTTTCGTGAAGGATCCTAGTATCAAGGTTGAAAAACTAGTTAAAGATAAGGGTGCAAGAGTGCTTGGCTTTATCCGTTTAGACGTTGGCGAAGGTATCGAGAAAAAAGAAGAAGATTTCGCAACAGAGGTAATGAACCAAATCAAAGGTTAA